The segment agaatctgcctgcaatgcaggagacctgcactggattggattcctgggtcaggaagatcccctggagaagggataggttacccactccagtattttttggctttccttgtggctcagctggtaaagaatccgcctgcaatgcaggagaactgggttggatccctccgttgggaagatcctctggagaaggaaaaggcaacccactccagaattctggcctggaaaattccatgaactgtatagtccatggggttgcaaagagtgggacatgactgaacgactttcactttcacttcaggtggcactagcggtaaagaacctgcctgccaatgcagatggaagagacgcaggtttgatatcagggtcaggaagatgccctggaacagggcgtggaaacccactccagtattcttgcctggagaatcccatggacagaagagcccagtggTCTCAGGCCATGGgttgcaaggaatcagacaccactgaagcaccTCAGctcatagttgctttacaatgttgtgttagcttcttgCAGTACAAGCTTGCTCCTCTTAACATGAGCCTTTTCTCAATGTATGAAAAGTACCTTGTCATTGAACATTTTCATGACAGTCGGTTTTATGGGTTATGACATCTTCCTTTCAGAAGAAGTTTAAGTTGCTTCCAAATTTTCGGCCTCTGGGTGATAAACTCGCAGAGTCAGGCCTCTGGAGTGGACTGGTGGGCTCTAGAACGCGGAGAGTTCGCTCACTCCGGGGCGTCGCACCCTCCCGGATCGCAAAAGGCGAGGCCAGGCCTCCTGCAGTGCGCATGGCCACTGGGTCCCTCCCACTTTCCAGGGGCGCCGAGGCCAAGAGGGCGAGGATGCCCCTGCGCGCCCCACGACCAGAGGGCGCACGACCGGGGATGAGCACTCATCAAGGGCGCCTGCGCAGGGAACTGTCACGTGACTCGCCGCCACTGCGCCGCGGGCGCTGGATCCCGAGGTGGCCGCTGCGGCTGGCGCGCGTGCGCGGAGGTGAGCCGGCCCGACAGCTGGATTGGGGCTGCGGGTGGTCCCAGCGAGTGGCGGGGCCGGGGCGGTCCGCggcaaccccacagactggagGCTTGGCGGATCCAGCAAGTCTTCAAGCCCGAGAAGGGAGGGGTCGATCGATAGAAGGGTTGGTTGTCAGTACTTTCCTTTTGGAGAAGTTGAGGTTATCGTGCCAGGGCCGCGCGCCAGCGGTCAGCAGTGACGACAGTGATCTCAGTAACATGGGGACCCCGGAAGCTCCACGGTACCCACTCACTGCCCCCGAGCTGGGCTAGGAAGGCTGTCCTTGCCCACGTTCATagggaggaagctgaggcacgGGAGGTTTAAAATCCTTCAGCTGCCTCTGCCGGTGGTGGAGCTGGGCTCTGAACCAAGCTTGTCGGTGCTACCACTGTGGCCTGGGGAGCAATGGTTCAAAGTCATAGCCCAGAAAACGGGGCGACAGGCCCTCCGGGGCGCCACTTAACCTACTGACCGTCAGTCCTTCCCCATTTTTCTCTCTAAATTGTCGAGCGCCATGAGTGTGGCCCTTCCCCATTGTAGGATCTCTTCCCTCTTCTAGGCTGTcttccctgtctgtaaaatggaaacaggGAAGGGACGGGGTGCTGCCCTGACTGTGCCACAGGCCACCTCTTCAACTTCTGAAGTCTGGGTGGGAAGGGCCAAGACCTTCCACTCTGAGTTCCCCAAGTTTCTGAGTAATCACCATCACAGATGTGTCTGGCAGAGAGTCAAGTGGAGCTGGGACACTGTGTGgtataaaaaatttatatttatcccGTCTTTGTCTCCAGTTCCTGACACACAGCTCCTAAAGACCCTAGAATTTTGGTGGTGATAAGAATGTCTGTTTCATGCTAATGAGATGACTGGGGGCTTGTAAACAGCTTGAGAATGGGAGCTAGTCCCCAGAAGGACCAAGGCAGGATTCCAGGGTGGGAACTTTCACCTGGCCTCACTCCCGGGAGCCGAGGCTGGTGATTAAGTTAATTACCAGTGGTCAGTGAGCTCATCGTTTCGTGCCTACATAATAAAACCCTAAACTAGTTGGGGTTTAGAGAGCTTCCAAGCTGGTGAACACATTTTGTTGCTCAGAGGGTGGCCAGCCCAGAGAGGGCATAGAAGCTGAGCACCCCTTCTCCATACCGCCCTCTGGGTATTCCTAGGTTGTATCTTTTATAATAAACAagtgctttcctgagttctgtgagttgtTCTGAGTAGTTCtagccaggtattgaacctgaggTGAGGGGTGTTGTGTGAACCCTGGAAATTGATAGCCACGTGGTCAGAAGTGCAAGTGACAGTCTGGAACTTGCAGTTAGCGTCTGAGGTGGGGGAAGTTCATGGGACTGAGCCCTCAACCTGTAGGGTCTTTGCTAATCCAGTAGTTCTTGTCAGAATTGAATTGACTTGAGTGTGAAAAAGCCCCACACTTTTGGTGTCGGAAGTGTTGTGAATGAACAGTTTGCTCTTACACCTAACATACTGGTGAAGTATGGTGGCCAGAATGTTCCAGGTCTGTGTTTGGGACAGGCTCAGACTCTCAATGACATGGGTGCACTTCTGCAGTGGGTGACTTCTTCCCACCCCCGCCAGTATCTGCATGTTCCCAGAGGCCGTGAGAAAGCAGCTTACAGACCTCCTGCCACAAGGAGCTTTGCTGACAGAGGTTCAGCTCCTGTGCCCTGAAATCATCACTGCCATCTTCTGCAAGGGGCCACCTCCTGGCCCTTAACACTAGGGCAGGCTTCTTCTGGGAGACCTGGACCCCTCTAAGGACCAGCTTTGGCTTGAGGACCCCCAGCACCATGGCCTTGCCCAACCTTCCTTAACCTGCATAACAACAGTCTGGGGCTCTGGGAGCCACCACTCTCCTGTGGGGTCAAATGGGTGGATACATGTGGGTAGTCTCAGCCTCTCTGCCAACCTCCCCATTTTCTCTCAAGCAGATAAAAAGGATTCTCTGAGTAAAATCCTTGCATGTTTAGTCCCATATCCATGGCTGCTGCTCCTCAGAGGAGCTGGACAAACAATGTTCCTTACATAAAGATAAGCAAGATGCAGGTGATAACAGTCTTAGCACCAGAGTCACCAGAGCAAGGCTCCAGTGCAGTGGCTATGGCAGAGACCCAAAACCAGACCCCGCATGGGCAGGTTTCTCGCACACCTGACGGCAGGGGCCAGGAGGGGCTCCACTTGCCAAGCCCTGGGGGCCAGGCCTCTCTCCTGTGCTTGGCCATCCCTGAGTGTTGCCCTGGGTTGTGGTGCCCAAGACCCCTCAGAGACTGTATCCACATCCAGGTCAGCAGAGAGGGATAGACAGAGGGCGCACTTCCGCCCCGTTGGCCAAGACTTAATCACCTCAGCCACAATCCTCATACAAGAGAGGGACTTACTCCATTTACTGTGGGAACTTGTTCCACTTGATCTGTCACGTGGGTCTTTGTTAagtcattttgttattttgtctTTGTTAAGTCATTAAGTCATTTGGACAGACATTCTAGATGCATTAATTTGTGACATATTAGAAGACTTCACAATGTGCAGAATTCTGCAACTCCCTGTTTGggacttttctctcctttccctttttcctccctGCCCCAGGTCTGCCCTCACTCACTTCTGCCCTGGGTGCTGTTGGGCCAGCCCCAAGTTCAAGTCTGGAAGTTGCTTTGAGAGTCCCCTGAGGTCCTGGGCATTCCCTCCTGCTGTCCTGTTGAGCCTGGTTGTTCTGTCTGCCTGCTTCCTAGATCCACTGTCCACCCATGATGAGGTGGCCACCCTGCTCCCGCCCCCTGCTGGGGGTCTGCACCCTCCTCTCCTTGGCGCTCCTGGGGCACATCCTGCTTCATGACTTGGAGGTGGTCCCCCGAGAACTACGAGGCTTCTCCCAAGACGAGACTCATCAAGCTTGCCAGCCAGGAGCCGGCAGCCCAGAATGCCGTGGTAGCCCCAGGGCAGCGCCCACACAGTGCGACCTGCCCCCCAACAGCCGCTTCGACTGCGCCCCAGACAAGGGCATCACCCCGCAGCAGTGTGAGGCCCGTGGCTGCTGCTACGTGCCTGCAGAGTGGCCTCCGGATGCCCAGATGGGGCAGCCCTGGTGCTTCTTCCCTCCCAGCTACCCCAGTTACAGGCTGGAGAACCTGACCATCACTGAGACAGGGTACACAGCCACCCTGACCCGTGCCGTCCCGACCTTCTTCCCCAAGGATATCATGACCTTGAGGCTGGACATGTTGATGGAGACCGAGAGCCGACTCCACTTCACGGTGGGCAGGAtgggggccaggggctgggcaggggcagAGCGAGTGTGTGGACAGTGGATGAAGATGGAttctgctgtgcttagtggctcagtcacatccaactctttgagaccctatggactgtagcccaccaggctcgtctgtccatggggattctccaggcaagaatacttgagtgggttgccatgcactcctccaggggatcttccaacccagggactgaagccaggtttcctgcattgcaggtggattctttaccatctgagccaccagggaagcctgaagacgGACTCTATGGGGTGTTTATTTATGCATAGATGTGTACTGTACCCTCACCCAGAGTCTGGGTGTGAGCAGACATGGCATCTACATTCAGGGGATAGTGGGTCACTAAGACAGTGACTGGGAGGCTCTAGGAGTGTTCTAGAGAGGAGGGCTTAAAGTGAGGTGGTGGGAGGTTAGGTTCCCCCCCCCAGGAAGTGACATCCCAGCTGGGACCTAAAGCAGGAGGCAGGAAGGGGGACATTCCAGGCAGTGGGGCATGGGATCCCAGCCACTGAGGGCAGGGCCTCTTGTTCGATTTATTCCCAGCTGCTgggacagtgtctggcacatagcaggAGCTTGGTAAAAACTTGTCAACTGAATGAATGTCCAGACACAAAGGTGAGAGAGCCTGCAGCACGCAGTTCAGTAATACCCAGTTATTTTAACAAAGTAATTAACAACAGCCATGAATTACTGAGTGATGACTGTGTACCCAGACAATGGTTGGGTGATCTAATTAGGTTTTCTCATTCACCCTATGACTAGGAATGCCAGGCAGAAAACCGTTGCCAGattcaggaaataaaaatacaattttgaatttcagataactgaggaattagtctttttttttttaatagcataagTATGTCCCATAGAATATCTGGGACATATTAATACTAAAAACAATTGTGTGTCTGAAACCCAGATTTCCTGGTGTTCTGTATTTTACCTGGCAGCCCACAGGAGGTGCTCTCCTGGCTCtataggaaactgaggctcaggggtgTGGACTAGTCTGTCCACACCTCCAGGCTCTGTGCAGCCGCCCTGGGACTTGAACTGACTCCTCCCTCCTCTGGAGGGTGAAGGATGGAGTAGACAGCTGTTAGGGGCGGCCAGCCACCAAGGGCCTCTGACACTATTCTTGTCCTCTAGATCAAAGATCCTGCCAACAGACGCTATGAAGTGCCCTTGGAGACCCCGCGTGTCTATAGCCAGGCGCCGTTCACACTCTACAGTGTGGAGTTCTCGGAGGAGCCCTTTGGGGTGGTCGTGCGGCGGAAGCTGGATGGACGGGTGCTGTGAGTGCCTAGTCTCTgtgccccccccaaccccaatcTGGGTGGGAGGGTCAGGGAGCTGGAGAGCATTGTCCCTGAGCCTGTTGTGGTCCACCCTCCTGCTCTGGCCTCCTTGCTGTTCGTGGCCCCCGGGGGCCCTGGTGCTCACTGTTCCCTGCACCCAAGCCTTCAAAGGCCCCTTCTCAAAGGCCCCCCACTCACACTGTCCACCCCAGGGAGGCCCATTGGGAGTGATTTTCCCCGGGGGACAATCCTTGGCAACAGCTGGAGACATTGTCACCACCAAGGCGGGGAAGCAGGGATTCCATCCAGCTCCCTACGGCACACAGGATGGCCCAGAACACAGAGGGATTGGCCGAAAGCAGTGCCTCGGCTGAGAAACCCTGTCCAGTCTAAAGGAGCAGCCCCACTCCAGGCAATACCCCCTACtctgctttattatttatttgtttatcagctagtacatatcaatatcaatatgggctttcctagtagctcagccagtaaagaatctgcctgcaatgtgggaaacctgggtttgatccctgggtcgggaagatcccctggaggaggacatggcaacccactccagtattcttgcctggaaaatccccatggacagaggagcctggcgggctacagtccacagggtcacagagtcagacacaactgagtgactaaggacagcacacagcacatatcaGTTTACCAGACACTGCGGTTATTAACTTGTCTCATCCTTTCTCTCTACCCTGTGGAACCTCGGAGTGCCCTAACTGCCTCTGGCTGGGCAGCTCCATGAAGTCTGGGAGCAGTTTGGCCCTCCTGGGGAGGTGGTACTCAGGGCCACAACTCCCAGGACTGGAAGGGTTTTGGGCAGCAGCCGCTTGTGGTCAGGGCTCACGGAGCTGTCAGCTTCCCATGTGAGGCCACCTGGACTCTTCTGGCAGGCTGAACACCACGGTGGCCCCCCTGTTCTTTGCGGACCAGTTTCTGCAGCTGTCCACCTCCCTGCCATCCCAGCACATCACAGGCCTTGCCGAACACCTTGGGTCCCTGATGCTCAGCACCAACTGGACCAAGATCACCCTCTGGAACCGAGACATCGCCCCTGAGGTAAAAGGGTGGCAGAAGGGGGTCTGGGATCAGAGGGGCCTCATGGGCCAAGACGTAAAGTGGGGTGTCTGCTATGTCGCAGCCCAACGTGAACCTGTATGGATCTCACCCTTTCTACCTGGTCCTGGAGGATGGCGGGTTCGCTCATGGGGTCTTCCTGCTGAACAGCAATGCCATGGGTAAGCACGGGGGCACTGGGGCCCTCCACATCTTCTGGCCAGTTCTGCTACTAAGCCCCCagccagggtttccctggtgcagCTACACCCCCTCCTACCTTGAGGGCGCTGGGGCTCTCTGTAcctgcctgacaggctgcagGTCTTAGAGGAGGGGGCAGAGGATTGGGCCTTGTACATTCTCCGAGAAATGAGCAGTGGGCCATGGCATCTGCCAGCTCTATCCTTCGGTGCCCCTAAGGTGAGACCTCTGATGTGAGGAGGGGGACTAAGGCCAAAAAGGGGGGCCTCAGGCTGCTCAGCACCTTCCTGTCCTGCTCCAAGTCTCTCAGTGAGCTGGGCTCAGAGTGACTGTCCTGGGTCCGCTGGCTCCCTGCGGGAGGACCTCTCCAGCAGGTGTTTGGCCTATTGGTGCAGTGCTGAAGGCCCCGGGGAGGGGGGGGTGAGTATTTGTCCCTGAGCTCCAAGGCTGCTTCCTCCAGATGTGGTcctgcagcccagcccagccctcagCTGGAGGTCGACAGGCGGGATCCTGGACGTGTACATCTTCCTGGGCCCGGAGCCCAAGAGCGTGGTGCAGCAGTACCTGGACGTCGTGGGTAGGCCTCGCCCCAGCCCCGGctgctccctccccagcccctcctgcccACTCACAGTCACCTTGGCCCCCAGGCTACCCGTTCATGCCCCCGTACTGGGGCCTGGGCTTCCACCTGTGCCGCTGGGGCTACTCCACCTCCGCCATCACCCGCCAGGTCGTGGAGAACATGACCAGGGCCTACTTCCCCCTGGTGAGtgctggggaggggcctggggcctgttgcggggcgggggtggagagCCTGGGCCCCGACCGCCCTGTGCCGTGGCTGCAGGACGTCCAGTGGAATGACCTCGACTACATGGACGCCAGACGGGACTTCACTTTCAACAAGGACCACTTTGGGGACTTCCCGGCCATGGTGCAGGAGCTCCACCAGGGCGGTCGGCGGTACATCATGATTGTGGTGAGTGCCCCTTGTGTTCTGTGCCACGTGGAGCGGGCTCTTTTGGAAGCCAAGGGTCTGAGCGTCCGGTGGCTCCAACTCAGTGGTATCGTTGTTGACCTGCCGTGGGCACGGAGGACATTTCTGAGGGTCTTTGGTATTGAGGGAATGTCAGATTTATAGACTTGGCCTTTGCCATCCAGTGATGTCCCTGGAAATGTGTCTTTGCTCAGGATCCTTGCAGCTGTAAGTTGCTTGAACCACTGAAAGCAAGTGGTGAGGGCATTCCTCGGCTGACACCGCTCAGCTGTGGGCAGGCCAGGTGGAGCTGTATGCCGGAGTAGCTGCAATGCTCCATGAGACCCCTGCTTTCCCTCCCAGTGGTCAGCTCTGCCTTGTGGGGAGCAGGGCAGGCTCTGAGTGGTTCAGCACGAAGACACACTTCCCTAGGCCAGTCCCCGCAGCCAGAGGGGTGCAGTTCGGGCTGGTATAGCTTGTGGTGGGGGGGCGGTGCccggaggaggaggtggggatggggagacaACCAAGTGGTCGCCACTGTGGATGCACTTCAGAAGAGGAAATCCATTTGGAATTGGACTGATGGTCATTTCCATCCTCAAGGCCCCTCTGAAGGGAACAGTGTCCAGGGCCACTCACTCAGAGTAAGGAGGGCAGATGCAGAccgtttatttttatttctaaatgaaataaatggtcACTGTAGAGCATTTGTGAAATTCTGGGCCCTTCAAGCAAAAGTAACTCTTGCATCCAGGCACTCCCTGTTTGGCCATCCCGGGGCGGGTCACGTGCACCTCCACGTACAGCGTGTTGACTCACATGAAGCCGCATCCATTTATTTTCTGCCTTGCTAACATTTAGGGAGAGCATTTTCCCAGTGATGGGGCCAAGGTTTCAAGTGTTTCCTTCTCATCCTGACCGGTTTCTCCCTCCAGGATCCTGCCATCAGCAGCTCAGGCCCTGCTGGGACCTACCGACCCTACGATGAGGGTCTGAGGCGGGGGGTCTTCATCACCAATGAGACTGGGCAGCCACTGATTGGGCAGGTACAGTGGGGCCTGGGGGGCCAGGGGGAGAAAGAGTGGTCTCCAGCCAGTGGTACTGAAGGCGGGGTTCACAGCTGGGGGTGATAGTGGCTTCTGACAAGGCAGGGCACCTAGAATCCTTGTGTCAGGGGCCCTTGTTTGCAGGCAGTTCAGACGCGAGCTCCAAAGCTCCTCAGAGAGACTTCAGAGTCCTCTACATCCTCTGGGTCCCCAGGGGCTTCCTGGGGTGGAGTGGTGGGGGGTGCAGGGGTGCATCCAGCAGAGTCCCTGCTTCTTCCCGAGGGCAAGCCCAGGACCAGGAGGAAGGCTCCTAGGAGTGTGGCTTCCGGGGCCTTTCCCCATGCTCCTCCCCCTTGCAGTCCACCCACCCCCAGGGGAGATGAGTGAGGCTGCAGCCCTGCCCGCAGCTGGTTTGCCCAGGGCCTCTGTGCAGGCTCCAGGGGCCCCGTCTGCCCTCTGACCTCTTGTCCAGGTGTGGCCCGGACTCACCGCCTTCCCCGACTTCACCAACCCCGAAGCTCTTGACTGGTGGCAGGACATGGTGACCGAGTTCCACGCCCAAGTGCCCTTCGATGGCATGTGGATCGTGAGTGTGGCCCTGCCCCTGGGTGTCCGTGGCCTTGGGGACCAGCCCCACACCCTGCACCAGGTAGGATGTCCACCCCCTGGTCCTTTCTCGCAGGATATGAACGAGCCATCCAATTTCGTGAGGGGCTCAGTGGATGGCTGCCCGGACAACAGCCTGGAGAACCCTCCCTACCTGCCAGGTGAGCTGTCCCCCGATCCCTGCCTGCCTCCACCCGCCTGTTCCCAGCACTAGTCAGCTGGGGATTTAATAGCTCAAATCAAGGGATTTCCCTTCTCTGGCTTGGGAGGCTTGAAGCCCTGGTTTCTGAGAAGCTGATGGATAGCAAGAGCCCGGGACATGGGAGGGAAGCCTCAGGAGTGAGGTTCTCCCCAGCCACGTGATGCTGACCGGGCATGTGCTGCTGAGGCGAGACCCTTCAGAGGGGGCGCTCCAGGCGCAGCTAGTTCAGGAGCAGGCAGAGGTGAAGTCTGGGTCTGCAGAGGTCAGGCTGTGGCACCACCTCGTCCTGGCCTTGGAGAAGTGGAGACTGTACCCAGGTTCCAAGGGGCTCCAGGATGTGGGGGGCACCAGCCTGCTGGGCAGAGGCTCCAAGGAAACAGCCCCCTCTTCTCCAGGGGTGGTTGGtgggaccctccaggc is part of the Bubalus kerabau isolate K-KA32 ecotype Philippines breed swamp buffalo chromosome 4, PCC_UOA_SB_1v2, whole genome shotgun sequence genome and harbors:
- the GAA gene encoding lysosomal alpha-glucosidase → MMRWPPCSRPLLGVCTLLSLALLGHILLHDLEVVPRELRGFSQDETHQACQPGAGSPECRGSPRAAPTQCDLPPNSRFDCAPDKGITPQQCEARGCCYVPAEWPPDAQMGQPWCFFPPSYPSYRLENLTITETGYTATLTRAVPTFFPKDIMTLRLDMLMETESRLHFTIKDPANRRYEVPLETPRVYSQAPFTLYSVEFSEEPFGVVVRRKLDGRVLLNTTVAPLFFADQFLQLSTSLPSQHITGLAEHLGSLMLSTNWTKITLWNRDIAPEPNVNLYGSHPFYLVLEDGGFAHGVFLLNSNAMDVVLQPSPALSWRSTGGILDVYIFLGPEPKSVVQQYLDVVGYPFMPPYWGLGFHLCRWGYSTSAITRQVVENMTRAYFPLDVQWNDLDYMDARRDFTFNKDHFGDFPAMVQELHQGGRRYIMIVDPAISSSGPAGTYRPYDEGLRRGVFITNETGQPLIGQVWPGLTAFPDFTNPEALDWWQDMVTEFHAQVPFDGMWIDMNEPSNFVRGSVDGCPDNSLENPPYLPGVVGGTLQAATICASSHQFLSTHYDLHNLYGLTEALASHRALVKARGMRPFVISRSTFAGHGRYSGHWTGDVWSNWEQLSYSVPEILLFNLLGVPLVGADICGFLGNTSEELCVRWTQLGAFYPFMRNHNALNSQPQEPYRFSETAQQAMRKAFTLRYVLLPYLYTLFHRAHVRGETVARPLFLEFPEDPSTWTVDRQLLWGEALLITPVLESEKVEVTGYFPQGTWYDLQTVPMEAFGSLPPPAPLTSVIHSKGQWVTLSAPLDTINVHLRAGHIIPMQGPALTTTESRKQPMALAVALTASGEAQGELFWDDGESLGVLDGGDYTQLIFLAKNNTFVNKLVHVSSEGASLQLRNVTVLGVATAPQQVLCNSVPVSNFTFSPDTETLAIPVSLTMGEQFVISWS